A part of Tessaracoccus timonensis genomic DNA contains:
- a CDS encoding type II toxin-antitoxin system prevent-host-death family antitoxin, producing the protein MRTAGAHSESLSQRELRNESGRVLREVSEGRSFVLTNRGIPVGCIVPLDAPPPALPISRPAKRIGGWSDLAPQPTDHDRPMNRILDELRGDRM; encoded by the coding sequence ATGAGGACGGCTGGAGCACACAGTGAGAGCCTCTCGCAGCGCGAGTTGCGCAACGAATCTGGACGCGTGCTGCGTGAGGTTAGCGAGGGACGTTCGTTTGTACTGACCAATCGCGGTATCCCCGTCGGGTGCATCGTTCCGCTCGATGCTCCGCCGCCTGCGCTACCCATCTCACGACCGGCCAAGCGAATCGGTGGTTGGTCCGACCTGGCGCCCCAGCCGACTGACCACGATCGGCCGATGAACCGAATCCTCGACGAACTGCGCGGAGATCGGATGTGA
- a CDS encoding type II toxin-antitoxin system VapC family toxin, translated as MYVDTSALGALLVAQPETQELVNWLDREDVRLVSSDLLETELRRMAVREGRDQSKVSALLEGVSLAALDRATYRSAGFLPMQYLRTLDALHLEAAIRLDADAVVTYDRRLGDAAETAGLDVISPGAVR; from the coding sequence GTGTATGTCGATACGTCCGCGCTCGGAGCACTGCTTGTCGCTCAGCCCGAGACACAAGAGCTAGTGAACTGGCTTGATCGCGAGGATGTGCGCCTTGTCTCGAGCGATCTTCTTGAGACCGAACTGCGTCGCATGGCGGTGCGGGAAGGTCGAGACCAGTCGAAGGTGAGCGCGCTCTTGGAAGGTGTGTCATTGGCGGCCCTCGACCGTGCAACGTATCGATCCGCAGGCTTCCTGCCGATGCAGTATCTGCGTACTCTTGATGCCCTGCATCTGGAGGCTGCCATTCGTCTTGATGCTGATGCTGTCGTGACCTATGACCGTCGACTTGGCGATGCGGCGGAGACGGCTGGGCTCGATGTCATCTCCCCGGGTGCGGTCAGGTGA
- the rpmE gene encoding 50S ribosomal protein L31, with amino-acid sequence MKQGIHPTYHEVNVTCTCGNTFTTRSTAESGSLSADVCSACHPFYTGKQKILDTGGRVARFERRYAKK; translated from the coding sequence ATGAAGCAGGGAATCCACCCCACCTACCACGAGGTGAACGTCACGTGCACGTGCGGGAACACCTTCACCACCCGCAGCACGGCCGAGTCCGGCTCGCTGAGCGCTGACGTCTGCTCGGCCTGCCACCCGTTCTACACCGGCAAGCAGAAGATTCTCGACACCGGTGGTCGTGTGGCCCGCTTCGAGCGCCGCTACGCCAAGAAGTGA
- the prfA gene encoding peptide chain release factor 1: MFENAAPLVEEFHELEGQLADPEVLSDLSRSRKVGRRYASLRPIVESVEEYQRLVDDREAAAELAEEDEAFAGEVAELDARLEVMTEKLTRLLAPRDPNDDNDAILEIKSGEGGEESALFAGDLFRMYQRYAEQVGWKIEVLDSQETDLGGFKSVTLAVKGTAQSEFAPYGRLKFEGGVHRVQRVPVTETQGRIHTSAAGVLVSPDVEPDEIEINDDDLRIDVYRSSGPGGQGVNTTDSAVRITHLPTGTVVSCQNERSQIQNRESAMRMLRSKLIQIAEEQAAEEAAASRKSQVRTVDRSERIRTYNFPENRITDHRIGFKAHNLDQVLDGQLGPALDALAEQDLAERLASVGQ, from the coding sequence ATGTTCGAGAACGCAGCCCCCTTAGTTGAAGAATTCCATGAGCTCGAGGGGCAGTTGGCTGACCCAGAGGTGCTGAGCGACCTGTCCCGTTCCCGCAAGGTGGGGCGTCGCTACGCCTCGCTACGGCCCATCGTCGAGAGCGTGGAGGAGTATCAACGCCTCGTTGACGACCGTGAGGCGGCTGCGGAACTCGCCGAAGAGGACGAGGCGTTCGCCGGTGAGGTAGCCGAGCTTGACGCACGGCTTGAGGTCATGACCGAGAAGCTCACCCGCCTCCTCGCTCCTCGCGACCCGAACGACGACAATGACGCCATTCTCGAGATTAAGTCCGGGGAAGGCGGCGAAGAATCCGCGCTGTTCGCGGGCGATCTGTTCCGGATGTACCAGCGCTACGCGGAACAGGTGGGCTGGAAGATTGAGGTGCTTGACTCGCAAGAGACGGACCTGGGCGGCTTCAAGTCCGTCACACTCGCGGTGAAGGGCACCGCCCAGTCGGAGTTCGCCCCGTATGGACGGCTCAAGTTCGAGGGTGGCGTGCATCGCGTGCAGCGCGTTCCCGTGACGGAAACGCAGGGCAGGATTCACACGTCCGCAGCCGGAGTCCTCGTCTCGCCCGACGTCGAACCAGACGAGATCGAGATCAACGACGACGACCTCCGCATCGACGTGTACCGCAGCTCCGGGCCCGGCGGCCAGGGCGTGAACACCACCGACTCCGCGGTGCGCATCACCCACCTCCCCACAGGCACGGTCGTGAGCTGCCAGAACGAACGCTCGCAGATTCAAAACCGCGAATCAGCCATGCGTATGCTGCGGTCGAAGCTGATCCAGATTGCGGAAGAGCAAGCCGCCGAGGAGGCTGCGGCGAGTCGCAAATCGCAGGTGCGCACCGTCGACCGCTCCGAGCGCATCCGCACCTACAACTTCCCCGAAAACCGCATCACCGACCACCGCATCGGTTTCAAGGCTCACAACCTCGATCAGGTGCTCGACGGACAGCTCGGTCCTGCGCTCGACGCACTGGCTGAGCAAGACTTGGCCGAGCGGCTGGCCAGCGTGGGCCAGTGA
- the prmC gene encoding peptide chain release factor N(5)-glutamine methyltransferase, whose protein sequence is MRPTELIFELADEFASAGFPSPGSDARLLVAEACDTDISELLTRWEITPDEAQRARALARRRIEGEPVQHITGKAYFRYETLHVGPGVFIPRPETELVAGKAIELLAGRPSGRRRVVELCAGSGAIIRSIVRELGGVEAFANERSANAEPWLRRNLSDVDVTVEIGDMATAFSTLDATVDLVVVNPPYVPERLREALPTDVVGRDPDAALFAGPDGLDAMPVVANAAARLLRPGGAVVVEHDESHQARVIQIFQQAGFAALEGHRDLAGRDRFVTAEWVGPSIDSKWQDSSRE, encoded by the coding sequence ATGCGGCCCACGGAGCTCATCTTCGAACTCGCCGACGAGTTCGCATCCGCTGGCTTTCCGAGCCCAGGCTCCGATGCGCGGTTGCTCGTCGCTGAAGCCTGCGACACCGACATCAGCGAGCTGTTGACACGCTGGGAGATAACCCCCGACGAAGCACAGCGCGCGCGGGCGCTGGCTCGCCGCCGCATCGAGGGGGAACCGGTGCAACACATCACAGGCAAGGCCTACTTTCGTTACGAGACCCTCCACGTCGGGCCGGGGGTGTTCATCCCTCGCCCCGAGACCGAACTCGTCGCTGGCAAGGCCATTGAGCTGCTTGCAGGGCGCCCGTCTGGGCGCAGGCGCGTGGTGGAGCTCTGCGCCGGTTCCGGCGCCATCATCCGCTCCATCGTGCGCGAGCTCGGGGGAGTCGAAGCGTTCGCCAATGAGCGCTCTGCGAATGCTGAACCGTGGTTGCGGCGAAATCTTTCTGACGTCGACGTCACCGTCGAGATCGGAGACATGGCCACCGCCTTCTCAACGCTGGACGCCACGGTCGACCTCGTCGTGGTCAATCCTCCGTATGTTCCCGAGCGCCTGCGCGAAGCGCTGCCCACAGACGTGGTTGGGCGCGATCCGGACGCTGCCCTGTTCGCGGGGCCAGACGGTCTGGATGCCATGCCAGTGGTTGCCAACGCTGCTGCGCGCTTGCTTCGGCCAGGCGGGGCAGTCGTCGTTGAACATGATGAGTCCCATCAAGCTCGCGTCATCCAGATCTTCCAGCAGGCTGGTTTCGCTGCCCTCGAGGGCCACCGCGACCTCGCAGGGCGCGACAGGTTCGTGACCGCCGAGTGGGTTGGCCCAAGTATAGACAGCAAGTGGCAGGATAGTTCCCGTGAGTGA
- a CDS encoding L-threonylcarbamoyladenylate synthase, protein MSESFDLGEAGFDAAVTAIGNGTTVVFPTDTVYGIGADPFSAEAVQALLDAKHRGQDMPPPVLIAEPSVMRALVAKVPESAKELARAFWPGPLTLILDVQKSVNLQVGKTRGTVALRVPDHDGARELLRRTGPLAVSSANISGQPSATNCADAQEQLGESVAVFLDGGPTPGPEPSTIVDCSSDPDGVVLRLGKLSLEQLQEAVPSVRLPEAPEPDAHDEEPATPKQEPDESAPEAEPVEAEHDAEELSKNDA, encoded by the coding sequence GTGAGTGAGTCGTTTGATCTTGGCGAAGCTGGCTTCGATGCTGCGGTGACGGCCATCGGGAACGGCACCACCGTCGTGTTTCCCACCGACACCGTCTACGGCATTGGCGCAGACCCGTTTTCCGCCGAAGCTGTGCAGGCCCTGCTCGACGCAAAGCATCGTGGTCAAGACATGCCACCGCCGGTGCTCATCGCCGAACCATCGGTGATGCGCGCCCTGGTGGCGAAGGTGCCCGAGAGCGCCAAAGAGCTCGCCCGCGCGTTCTGGCCAGGCCCTCTGACGCTGATTCTTGACGTGCAGAAGTCAGTGAACTTGCAGGTAGGAAAGACCCGCGGCACCGTAGCGCTGCGTGTGCCCGACCACGACGGCGCCCGTGAGCTGCTGCGACGCACCGGCCCACTCGCCGTGAGTTCCGCCAACATTTCGGGGCAGCCGTCGGCCACGAACTGCGCCGATGCGCAGGAGCAGCTGGGGGAGTCCGTCGCAGTGTTTCTCGACGGCGGGCCAACGCCCGGACCAGAGCCTTCCACCATCGTTGACTGTTCCTCGGACCCCGACGGCGTAGTGTTGCGGCTCGGCAAACTCTCGCTTGAACAACTCCAGGAAGCCGTGCCGAGCGTTCGTCTACCCGAAGCTCCCGAACCGGACGCCCACGACGAGGAGCCGGCGACACCAAAGCAGGAGCCCGACGAGTCCGCGCCCGAGGCGGAACCCGTCGAAGCCGAGCACGACGCTGAGGAACTATCGAAGAACGATGCGTGA
- a CDS encoding glycosyltransferase family 4 protein, which translates to MREYLLVFLVAASVTFLAASLLRHVAIRIGMFAQVRARDMHTLPIPYLGGVAMFIGLVVALLFGVQMPFLGRHPIVAHDAFAVVIAGLVLTLIGAIDDKIDLPALVKLGGQGLVAGIVVLQGVRIYWIPLPDRIIALDDASSILITMFFIALCTNAVNFVDGLDGLASGVVAIGALSFFSYAYFLAYEHELVRATTASLITVATAGICLGFLLHNWHPAKMFMGDAGSMLLGLLMAMSTISFTGQIDPSALTGGSADVLPALLPILVPFAALVLPLLDLGLAYIRRTMNGQYWFVADRSHIHHRLVARGHSIRGAVLLMYSWTALVSGGLVAIGLSDSALVGWGIVAFLVIVLIWTVRPIRPSRTPIGDDGNR; encoded by the coding sequence ATGCGTGAATATCTGCTGGTGTTCCTCGTCGCGGCCTCGGTAACGTTCCTGGCGGCGAGCTTGCTGCGCCACGTCGCCATCCGCATCGGCATGTTCGCGCAAGTTCGGGCACGAGATATGCACACGCTGCCGATCCCGTACTTGGGTGGGGTCGCCATGTTCATTGGGCTCGTCGTCGCGCTGCTCTTCGGGGTGCAGATGCCGTTCCTCGGGCGGCATCCCATCGTCGCCCACGACGCGTTCGCCGTCGTCATCGCCGGGCTGGTACTCACGCTGATCGGCGCCATCGACGACAAAATCGATCTGCCTGCCTTGGTGAAGCTCGGAGGGCAGGGGCTCGTCGCCGGCATCGTCGTGCTCCAAGGTGTGCGCATCTACTGGATTCCGTTACCCGACCGCATCATCGCCCTCGACGACGCGAGCAGCATCCTCATCACCATGTTCTTCATCGCGCTGTGCACGAATGCTGTGAACTTCGTCGACGGCCTCGACGGGTTGGCATCGGGCGTTGTCGCCATCGGTGCGCTGTCGTTCTTCTCCTACGCATACTTTCTTGCCTACGAGCACGAACTGGTGCGCGCGACGACGGCGTCGCTCATCACCGTCGCCACCGCCGGCATCTGCCTGGGGTTCCTCCTGCACAACTGGCACCCGGCGAAGATGTTCATGGGCGACGCCGGCTCCATGCTGCTTGGTCTCCTGATGGCCATGAGCACCATCTCATTCACCGGGCAGATCGATCCCTCAGCGCTCACCGGCGGCAGTGCCGACGTGCTTCCCGCGCTGCTTCCTATTCTCGTTCCGTTCGCTGCGCTGGTGCTGCCCCTGCTCGATCTCGGTCTCGCCTACATTCGCCGCACCATGAACGGCCAGTACTGGTTCGTCGCCGACCGCTCCCACATTCACCATCGCCTCGTCGCGCGCGGGCACTCTATCCGCGGAGCTGTCCTGCTCATGTATTCCTGGACGGCGCTCGTCTCAGGCGGCCTGGTAGCCATAGGGCTGAGCGATTCGGCGCTGGTTGGGTGGGGCATCGTTGCCTTCCTCGTCATCGTCTTGATCTGGACGGTGCGTCCTATTCGGCCCTCCCGAACCCCGATAGGCGACGATGGCAACCGCTGA
- the atpB gene encoding F0F1 ATP synthase subunit A, which produces MEGGGYTPPGVDDFKWGSIWPGVLPDWFNKPLAQAIIGCLLVIIFWWIGSRKLKVQPSKGQYFFEFVYEFVRNGIARDILHAEYRKFLPFLLALFTFVLFNNWFGELFLFMYPTFSNVGFAYGLAMVAWCVYVGAGMAKWGVLGFLKKSLIPEGVPGYLLPLVMPLEFLATFITRPLTLALRLFANLFAGHLVVMVFVVGGGFLLSYQDNLFYNISGGVSFLFSLIIMMLELFIGALQAYIFTVLSAQYVSTSIAEEH; this is translated from the coding sequence ATGGAGGGTGGTGGCTACACGCCGCCTGGAGTCGACGACTTCAAGTGGGGCTCCATCTGGCCCGGAGTGCTTCCGGATTGGTTCAACAAGCCCCTCGCGCAGGCCATCATCGGCTGCTTGCTGGTCATCATCTTTTGGTGGATCGGCTCCCGCAAGCTCAAGGTGCAGCCGTCAAAGGGCCAGTACTTCTTTGAGTTTGTGTACGAGTTCGTGCGCAACGGCATTGCGCGAGACATCCTGCACGCCGAGTACCGCAAGTTCCTGCCGTTCCTCCTCGCGCTGTTCACGTTCGTGCTGTTCAACAACTGGTTTGGCGAACTGTTCTTGTTCATGTATCCGACGTTCTCCAACGTGGGATTCGCTTACGGCCTGGCTATGGTCGCATGGTGCGTGTACGTCGGGGCGGGCATGGCGAAGTGGGGCGTGCTGGGCTTCTTGAAGAAGTCGCTCATTCCCGAGGGCGTCCCCGGTTACCTGTTGCCGCTGGTGATGCCCCTTGAGTTCCTCGCCACCTTCATTACGCGTCCGCTGACTCTGGCGTTGCGTTTGTTTGCCAACTTGTTCGCCGGTCACCTCGTCGTGATGGTGTTCGTCGTTGGCGGTGGGTTCCTGCTGTCGTATCAGGACAACCTGTTCTACAACATCTCCGGCGGCGTCAGCTTCTTGTTCAGCCTCATCATCATGATGCTCGAGCTGTTCATCGGCGCGCTGCAGGCCTACATTTTCACCGTTCTTTCCGCCCAATACGTGTCCACCTCTATCGCTGAGGAACACTGA
- the atpE gene encoding ATP synthase F0 subunit C, with protein MELLAINGSINMIGYAIATIAPALGVAWIFASVINGTARQPEARGAMMSTAFIGFAVVEALAIIAIALAFVLN; from the coding sequence ATGGAGCTCCTCGCAATCAACGGCAGCATCAACATGATCGGCTACGCCATCGCCACCATCGCCCCTGCACTGGGTGTGGCATGGATCTTTGCCTCGGTCATCAATGGCACTGCCCGCCAGCCTGAGGCCCGTGGCGCCATGATGAGCACCGCGTTCATCGGCTTCGCCGTGGTTGAGGCCCTCGCGATTATTGCCATCGCCCTCGCGTTCGTCCTGAACTGA
- a CDS encoding F0F1 ATP synthase subunit B, which translates to MWVPQEVNFGPLAPHYLSEIIGGVVLLLILWLIMAKVIVPAFEKMYEERSSKIEGGMQRAAAAEAEAEAARAQYQDQLAGAREEAAKIREDAKNQSAQILAEARDKATKESDRILEAGRQQLAAERAQLLNELKGEVGGMATTLAGKIIGESLDDDDRALRTVDRFLAELEQAGAAR; encoded by the coding sequence ATGTGGGTACCCCAAGAGGTCAATTTCGGTCCCTTGGCGCCTCACTACCTCTCAGAGATCATCGGGGGCGTCGTCCTGCTGCTGATCCTCTGGCTCATCATGGCGAAGGTGATTGTTCCTGCCTTCGAGAAGATGTACGAGGAACGTTCTTCCAAGATCGAAGGTGGTATGCAGCGTGCTGCTGCTGCTGAGGCCGAAGCCGAGGCAGCCAGGGCGCAGTACCAGGATCAGCTCGCTGGAGCGCGTGAAGAGGCCGCCAAGATCCGTGAGGACGCCAAGAACCAGAGCGCCCAGATTCTCGCTGAGGCCCGTGATAAGGCCACCAAGGAATCGGACCGCATCCTGGAGGCAGGTCGTCAGCAGCTCGCTGCAGAGCGCGCACAGCTGCTGAACGAGCTCAAGGGCGAAGTGGGCGGCATGGCCACCACGCTCGCAGGCAAGATCATCGGAGAGTCGCTCGACGACGATGACCGTGCTTTGCGTACCGTGGATCGCTTCCTTGCCGAGCTTGAACAGGCAGGCGCAGCCCGATGA
- a CDS encoding F0F1 ATP synthase subunit delta produces the protein MTSLDAANELFQLTDVLAGQPMLRRALSDPSAQPERRAELARKLFGSRVSDASLACLERVVKASWRNADDMTRAVELDGVKAALHSAQAEDALTRVTSELHVIGDAVGSSAELTTALRNSTFSLESRRGLIAKLHGPDVHPVTALLAARAVSGHRRSYTKTIDDYLDEAAEISQALVAKVTVARPLDQARLERLRAALAAKTGRPVSVQMSVDPDILGGINVAIGHDVYESTVAGRLEDVRRQLIHS, from the coding sequence ATGACTTCACTCGACGCAGCCAACGAACTCTTCCAACTGACCGACGTGCTCGCCGGCCAGCCGATGCTGCGTCGCGCGCTGTCTGATCCATCCGCCCAGCCCGAGCGACGCGCTGAGCTGGCTCGCAAGCTGTTTGGGTCACGCGTGAGCGACGCCTCGCTTGCATGCCTGGAACGGGTAGTCAAAGCATCGTGGCGCAACGCGGACGACATGACGCGGGCCGTCGAGCTCGACGGTGTCAAGGCCGCGCTGCACAGTGCCCAGGCTGAAGACGCGTTGACGCGAGTGACGAGCGAACTGCACGTCATCGGCGATGCGGTGGGTAGCTCTGCGGAGCTCACCACCGCCTTGCGCAACAGCACGTTCAGCTTGGAATCCAGGCGCGGCTTAATCGCGAAGCTGCATGGGCCCGATGTTCACCCGGTGACCGCATTGCTCGCAGCACGTGCGGTGAGCGGACACCGTCGCAGCTACACCAAGACCATCGATGACTACCTCGATGAGGCAGCGGAGATCTCGCAGGCCCTCGTCGCGAAGGTCACCGTGGCCCGACCGCTCGACCAGGCGAGGCTCGAACGCCTCCGCGCTGCGTTGGCGGCCAAGACCGGGCGTCCCGTGTCGGTCCAGATGAGCGTCGACCCCGACATCCTCGGGGGCATCAACGTCGCTATCGGACACGACGTCTACGAATCCACAGTTGCTGGCCGCCTCGAGGACGTGCGGCGCCAGCTCATCCACTCCTAA
- the atpA gene encoding F0F1 ATP synthase subunit alpha, producing MAELTISPDEIRGALNDFVAAYKPEGASKTEVGRVVTSGDGIARVEGLPSAMANELLRFENGTLGIAQNLDEREIGVVVLGDSEGIDEGSTVHGTGDVLSVPVGEGYLGRVVDAMGNPIDGLGEIKDIEDRRALELQAAGVMDRQEVREPLQTGLKAIDAMIPIGRGQRQLIIGDRKTGKTAIAIDTIINQRANWESGDPKKQVRCIYVAIGQKGSTIAEVKGTLEKAGAMEYTTIVHAPASDPAGFKYIAPYAGSAIGQHWMYQGKHVLIVFDDLTKQAEAYRAMSLLLRRPPGREAYPGDVFYLHSRLLERCAKLSDELGGGSMTGLPIIETKANDVSAYIPTNVISITDGQIFLQSDLFNANQRPAIDVGISVSRVGGAAQVKAMKKVSGTLKLGLAQYRDMQAFAMFASDLDEASRRQLERGARLTELLKQGQYAPYPVEDQVVSVWLGNEGHLDDVPVADILRFEQDFLEYLRHNGEVLQRVAESNVYEDEDKDATLRLLADFKRTFKDSEGNTIGVEQFDALDEKDIDQQKIVRKKRG from the coding sequence ATGGCTGAACTGACCATCAGTCCAGACGAGATCCGCGGTGCGCTGAACGACTTCGTCGCAGCGTACAAGCCGGAAGGTGCCAGCAAGACTGAGGTTGGCCGGGTTGTCACGTCGGGCGACGGTATTGCACGCGTGGAAGGCCTGCCCTCCGCGATGGCAAACGAGCTCCTCCGCTTCGAGAACGGCACGCTCGGCATCGCGCAGAACCTCGATGAGCGCGAGATCGGCGTCGTCGTGCTCGGCGATTCCGAAGGCATCGACGAGGGCTCGACGGTGCACGGCACCGGCGACGTGCTCTCCGTGCCAGTGGGCGAGGGGTACCTCGGGCGTGTCGTCGACGCGATGGGTAACCCCATCGACGGTCTCGGCGAGATCAAAGACATCGAAGACCGCCGCGCATTGGAGCTCCAGGCCGCGGGCGTGATGGACCGCCAGGAGGTTCGCGAACCGCTGCAGACTGGCCTCAAGGCCATCGACGCGATGATCCCGATTGGCCGTGGCCAGCGTCAGCTCATCATTGGCGACCGCAAGACCGGCAAGACTGCCATCGCGATCGACACCATCATCAACCAGCGTGCGAACTGGGAGTCGGGCGACCCGAAGAAGCAGGTGCGCTGCATCTACGTCGCGATTGGTCAGAAGGGCTCCACCATCGCCGAGGTGAAGGGCACCCTCGAGAAGGCCGGTGCGATGGAATACACCACCATCGTGCACGCTCCGGCGTCCGACCCAGCGGGTTTCAAATACATTGCCCCTTACGCCGGTTCCGCCATTGGCCAGCACTGGATGTACCAGGGTAAGCACGTCCTCATCGTGTTCGACGACCTCACCAAGCAGGCTGAGGCGTACCGGGCGATGTCGCTGCTGCTGCGTCGTCCCCCGGGCCGCGAGGCGTACCCCGGCGACGTGTTTTACCTCCACTCGCGGCTGCTGGAGCGCTGCGCGAAGCTCTCCGACGAGCTCGGTGGCGGCTCGATGACGGGTCTGCCCATCATCGAGACGAAGGCCAATGACGTGTCGGCCTACATTCCGACCAACGTGATTTCGATCACCGACGGCCAGATCTTCCTGCAGTCTGACCTCTTCAACGCCAACCAGCGCCCCGCTATCGACGTCGGTATCTCGGTGTCCCGCGTCGGTGGTGCTGCGCAGGTCAAGGCCATGAAGAAGGTCTCCGGCACGCTGAAGCTTGGCCTGGCGCAGTACCGCGACATGCAGGCATTCGCCATGTTCGCGTCGGATCTCGACGAGGCCTCCCGCCGTCAGCTCGAGCGCGGCGCGCGTCTTACCGAGTTGCTGAAGCAGGGCCAGTACGCGCCGTACCCGGTGGAAGACCAGGTGGTGTCGGTGTGGCTCGGCAACGAAGGCCACCTGGACGACGTGCCGGTCGCCGACATCCTGCGCTTCGAACAGGACTTCCTCGAGTACCTCCGCCATAACGGCGAAGTGCTCCAGCGCGTCGCTGAGAGCAATGTGTACGAGGACGAGGATAAGGACGCCACGCTGCGGTTGCTTGCTGACTTCAAGCGCACGTTCAAGGATTCTGAGGGCAACACCATCGGCGTCGAGCAGTTCGACGCCCTCGACGAGAAGGACATCGACCAGCAGAAGATCGTCCGCAAGAAGCGGGGCTGA